The Leptolyngbya sp. 'hensonii' genome includes the window CGATCTGAGCGTGGGTTAAGGACCAGGGAAGACAGTAGCCACTTTCACAGGGTTCACCAAATTCTTCGATCAACAGGGTTAAAAAACCCAGCAATTGGTCGATCGTGCGACGCTGGCCTAAGGTACTCAGCCAGAGTAATTTTCGCTGATGCTGATATCGAAAGGCATCCAGAACTTCCCGGCGAAAATGAGGCCAGTTATCCAGATCATGCCAGTAGAGCCAAATGACCGTTGTTTGATCGACATGGGCATAGCTCTGCAGGGTAAAGGGAGACTGAGCAACAATTTCAAAGGGTTGTCCGGCCCCTACAAAACCCAGGAATGCTTCTTCCTGTAATTGCCTGGTGGCTCGAACAGTGCCACTGTTTGTAGCGGTTACCTGGGCACTCCCGACCAGACGAACAGCACCCCGCTGGACCAGATAGAGTAATCCGGAACGGGCAGGAATTCTTTCATCCTTCGTGAAGGTGCGGCATCGATAATGCTCCTGGGCCCAATCAATAATCCGTTGCCAGGTTAGAAATGGCCGCGAGGATTCTAAATTGGATTCAACGTGTAACTCTGAAGGCGATGTCACTGAGTACATAAAAATGTCGGAATGTAATGGACTCTAGGAATGAGCTCAGGTGAACCAGAGCCTTGTGGAACTTAACTTGACTCCCTAGCGCAACTGAACCGACAGGAAAACACAAGGCTAAACAATCTAAAGGCCGACCTGTGAGACCCTCTATTGCAAGAAATATAAAGATAAAGGTAGATACAAAAAGAACCATCGAAAACAGGAAAAACGCTTAATTCTAAGGAGAGTAGAGGATTTACCTCGGAGGATTTCAGGAGGTCAGGGATGGGAAAATAAGAAACTGTTTAACCGAAATTGTTCAAACCCAATCAGTTCAAACAAAGCCAGCTTAAGACAGAATCTGAGGCTGAAAGCCTCAACTGGTTAAGGGTAGACAATGGATCTAAGGGCAGATGAATGCGGGCTTTAATCGCCCCTGTCATTGAATGGCAGCCTCATCATCTTCGCGATCTCACTCGGGCTAAAAATAGTTCAGTCTGAAAATAGTTCAGTCTGAAAATAGTTCAGTCTGGAAATAGTTCAGTCTGGAAATACAGTCATCTTCAGGAGCCTGGTCAGGCTAGATTGCCCTCTCAAGCAGAAGTACCAGTTATTCCACCATAGATACTGCAATCATTGTCACTACGTGGATCGGAGTCAGTAATCTATCTAAAGAGAGATGTTTCAAATGCTTTATGTAACTAATAATACCAGACCTACCCATACACAGCTACTGTCGTAGCGGATGATACCCCTCAAGCGAAATGCCTCCAATCCTTCTATTTATCCAGCTAGACTCTAGACTTATCCCATTGCATACAGGTTAACAATTTCTTACCGATTTTGGTTGTGACTCGACTTACACTCAAGTGTTACTGAATTGGAGTATAAAACCGCAGCGTTAGAGGTGCTGTATTGTCTAGTTGGCGACACTTGCAGAGGAGTGTCATAGAGCACTGAACCGGTTGCAGAATCATTCTTGGCCAAAAGGGTGACAAATTCAGCAAACTACGCTATCATTCCTTATGTGTGAGGAGCGAACCAGCAAGAGCACCGAGACGAAACACGGTCAGTCGTCGGTGCTCTTGCTGATTTTTAGGGATCCTGAACCATATGGGACTATGGCTGTGGGATTGTCGTTGCGGTTTATTTGTTATACCCTTCTATTCATCAGTCTGCTCTGGAGTCAAGGGTGCTGGTGTTCAGTGGCCCAGGCCGGTCCATTGGCCGATCGCCTCTCATCCTTTCCAGCTTGGCGAGGAAAGCCAGTGGTGCAGGCTGTATCAGGAGATTTGTTTTACCCGGATTGGATCGAAGGCACCTGGATGGTGACCAGTACCCTGGTTGACCAGGTTGCACCCTTGTCCCCTAAATTAACAACCCCCGGGTTTGAGCGTAATCGGCAGTTCTTGAATCAACCCATTCAGTTTCAGGTGCGATTTGTCCCTGCGCCGCTGTCTAAGCCAGCAGGTTTGCCCTTCCCCCCTTTGGCACCGCTACAGTCGAGACAAATCAGAACACAAGCGCCAGCGATCGTCTCAGATCGAGCCTTTAATGGCTTGAATTTGAGTCGGGCTTATTTGGGTGCAAAGACCGTTCTGGCCGTCAAAGTTGATCCGGCTTCTCCCAACCGCCAAATTACGCTTTTAAGCCATGATCGCCAACTGATCTCGATAGTTACAGGGCGGGCTGGAGAAGCGCCTGAACCCGATCTCTGGATTACCACTGAAGTCTTTCAGCAGGTTTTTCGGGGGATGATCCCGCCCTACTTCAACGAAGTGGAGAATACGACGGCCTATCATCGGTTGCCGACCACAGATCCAGCGATTGAAGCTGACCAGGTAACTGCGGTCTACCTGTCCCCTCAGGATCCCCATTACTTTGAGG containing:
- a CDS encoding DUF6816 family protein; amino-acid sequence: MAVGLSLRFICYTLLFISLLWSQGCWCSVAQAGPLADRLSSFPAWRGKPVVQAVSGDLFYPDWIEGTWMVTSTLVDQVAPLSPKLTTPGFERNRQFLNQPIQFQVRFVPAPLSKPAGLPFPPLAPLQSRQIRTQAPAIVSDRAFNGLNLSRAYLGAKTVLAVKVDPASPNRQITLLSHDRQLISIVTGRAGEAPEPDLWITTEVFQQVFRGMIPPYFNEVENTTAYHRLPTTDPAIEADQVTAVYLSPQDPHYFEAGNSPVALYRYRLEFSPVGTKPKK
- a CDS encoding Crp/Fnr family transcriptional regulator translates to MYSVTSPSELHVESNLESSRPFLTWQRIIDWAQEHYRCRTFTKDERIPARSGLLYLVQRGAVRLVGSAQVTATNSGTVRATRQLQEEAFLGFVGAGQPFEIVAQSPFTLQSYAHVDQTTVIWLYWHDLDNWPHFRREVLDAFRYQHQRKLLWLSTLGQRRTIDQLLGFLTLLIEEFGEPCESGYCLPWSLTHAQIGSAIGSTRVTVTRLMGKLRQKGLIRTDGDNLICLPADAILKHHQ